The Euphorbia lathyris chromosome 8, ddEupLath1.1, whole genome shotgun sequence genome has a window encoding:
- the LOC136203568 gene encoding stress-response A/B barrel domain-containing protein UP3-like codes for MTMLSLGATRSFLSSSFSLTFSPSKRHLNFSSLKSSIRMASTASSTIEHIVLFKVKENTDSSKLNSMISSLNALVSLDSVLHIAAVPLHRVKSSPVPFTHMLHSRYSSKEDLSAYSAHPSHVSVVKESVLPICDDIMAVDWVAHDLQGPVVLSPGSAVRLTLLKLKENLGEEVKNEILTVISGIKGSFGGIQQLTCGENFSPARAKGYSIASLAVFPGLSEIDALDANEELVNLQKEKVRDYLDSVIVLDSIVPSPQSSSL; via the coding sequence ATGACCATGTTGTCCCTTGGAGCCACTCGCTCATTCTTGTCTTCCTCATTTTCCCTCACTTTCTCTCCATCCAAACGCCACCTCAATTTCTCTTCCCTGAAATCTTCAATCAGAATGGCTTCAACTGCCTCATCCACAATCGAACACATCGTTCTCTTCAAAGTCAAAGAAAACACCGACTCCTCGAAGCTCAATTCCATGATCTCCTCTCTCAACGCCCTCGTCTCTCTCGACTCCGTTCTTCATATCGCCGCCGTACCTCTCCACCGCGTCAAATCCTCCCCTGTTCCCTTCACTCACATGCTTCACAGCCGCTACTCCTCCAAAGAAGACCTCAGCGCTTACTCTGCTCACCCTAGCCACGTCAGCGTCGTTAAGGAATCCGTTCTTCCTATCTGCGATGACATCATGGCCGTCGATTGGGTTGCCCATGACCTCCAGGGGCCTGTGGTCTTGTCTCCGGGTTCTGCTGTAAGACTCACATTGTTGAAGTTGAAGGAGAATTTGGGGGAGGAAGTGAAGAATGAGATTTTGACGGTAATTAGTGGAATTAAAGGGAGTTTTGGAGGCATTCAGCAGCTCACGTGCGGGGAGAATTTCTCTCCGGCTAGAGCTAAAGGTTATTCTATTGCATCGCTTGCAGTTTTTCCTGGACTCAGTGAAATTGATGCTCTGGATGCGAATGAAGAATTGGTGAATTTGCAGAAAGAGAAGGTCAGAGATTATTTAGACAGCGTTATTGTTTTAGACTCTATAGTACCATCTCCGCAATCTTCTAGTCTTTAA